In one uncultured Methanoregula sp. genomic region, the following are encoded:
- a CDS encoding cyclase family protein yields the protein MEFIDISVGLHPEMPVWPHSRGFHWTEISTMKSGSVSNDSKIECDVHVGTHVDAPAHFIRDGLSVEKLRIDTMIGPCLVLDMQHADAITASLLEKQEIPEKIKRVLIKTKNSGFWHDADSQFRKDFVAVKPDAAEWFVRHDIKLVGIDYLSIQCFGDGPQTHQILLAAGIIVLEGLDLFNVNQGEYDLICLPLKIIGAEGAPARAVLKR from the coding sequence ATGGAATTTATTGATATTTCCGTTGGACTTCACCCGGAAATGCCCGTATGGCCACATAGCAGAGGATTTCACTGGACTGAAATATCGACCATGAAATCTGGGTCCGTTTCAAATGATTCAAAAATTGAATGTGATGTCCATGTTGGTACTCACGTTGATGCTCCGGCGCATTTTATCAGGGATGGTTTGTCAGTCGAGAAATTACGTATAGATACGATGATAGGCCCGTGCCTGGTTCTCGATATGCAGCACGCGGATGCAATCACGGCGTCACTCCTTGAAAAACAGGAGATACCAGAGAAGATAAAACGGGTTTTAATAAAAACAAAGAATTCCGGATTCTGGCATGATGCCGACAGCCAGTTCCGGAAGGATTTCGTTGCAGTGAAACCCGATGCAGCTGAATGGTTCGTCAGGCACGATATAAAACTGGTTGGAATTGATTACTTATCGATACAATGTTTCGGTGATGGTCCCCAGACGCATCAGATACTCCTGGCTGCAGGGATTATCGTTCTTGAGGGACTGGATTTATTTAACGTGAACCAGGGAGAGTATGATCTGATCTGCCTCCCCCTGAAAATTATCGGCGCTGAAGGCGCTCCGGCGCGAGCGGTATTAAAAAGGTAA
- a CDS encoding glycosyltransferase — protein sequence MTSDTLFRCSIIIRCYNEEEHIAKLLAGILQQTISGTEIILVDSGSTDATLSIAAQYPVKVLYISPEDFSFGRALNLGCEEATGNILIFISAHCYPVYTDWLEYLIKPFSDPDVVLSYGKQIGDATSKFSERQVFSKWFPAESNDNQETPFNNNANAAIRKSEWIQYHYNEELTGLEDLDWANRAIIRGKKIAYSSEAVIVHLHHEEFRQIRNRYRREATALKTIFPNERFSLSDFISLFIKNSISDMAVAFREKCLLKNIRGILMFRYMQFSGTYEGFSDKKTVTQQLRNTFYYPNTNKQVLTQKRSPEKRKKIQYSSFDERE from the coding sequence ATGACCTCCGACACGTTATTTCGATGTTCAATTATTATCAGATGCTATAACGAAGAAGAGCATATCGCAAAACTACTTGCAGGCATTTTACAACAAACAATTTCGGGAACTGAAATCATTCTTGTTGACTCGGGATCTACTGATGCAACGCTTTCTATTGCCGCCCAGTATCCGGTTAAGGTTCTCTACATATCACCGGAGGATTTCTCGTTTGGCAGAGCACTGAACCTGGGGTGTGAAGAGGCAACAGGAAATATTCTCATATTTATCAGCGCACACTGTTATCCGGTTTACACCGATTGGCTGGAATACCTGATAAAACCCTTTTCAGATCCTGATGTGGTTCTTTCATATGGGAAGCAAATTGGCGATGCTACTTCGAAATTCTCTGAAAGACAGGTATTTTCAAAGTGGTTCCCTGCAGAATCAAATGATAACCAGGAAACTCCCTTTAATAACAATGCCAATGCAGCGATTCGTAAATCAGAATGGATACAATATCATTATAATGAAGAGTTGACGGGACTCGAAGATCTCGACTGGGCAAACCGGGCAATAATCAGAGGCAAAAAAATTGCATATTCGTCGGAAGCAGTCATAGTTCATCTCCATCATGAAGAATTCCGGCAGATAAGAAACCGGTACCGGAGAGAAGCAACAGCATTGAAAACAATTTTTCCCAACGAACGTTTCTCTCTGTCAGATTTTATCAGTTTGTTTATCAAGAATAGCATTTCCGATATGGCGGTTGCTTTCAGAGAAAAATGCCTTCTTAAGAATATCAGGGGAATTTTAATGTTCCGTTATATGCAGTTTTCCGGAACCTATGAAGGTTTCTCAGATAAAAAGACCGTTACCCAGCAATTAAGAAATACTTTTTACTATCCCAATACAAACAAACAGGTTCTGACTCAGAAACGTTCTCCTGAAAAAAGGAAAAAAATCCAGTATTCTTCTTTTGATGAGAGGGAGTAA